One genomic region from Leptolyngbyaceae cyanobacterium JSC-12 encodes:
- a CDS encoding hypothetical protein (IMG reference gene:2510097222): MCFPIDVMAASSDRPITIELVIRTEHPALLTGLDTWLQLGLISDSFVRRLCEEQLVCRLPETFLASNEAATSEPRSPALQSAGIPDFLPVEPSLTTSATSTQPPPDRPPNLVSQALQSLMAEISVVWLLFLGVFLVVMSSGVLAATQWRYVPPTGQYGILLGYTVLFWLASTWAGRQPSLQLTARMLAIATLLLIPVNVWMMDGFRLWSTPTGVGLVAVATLLLSSLTFLLLKATSNRLTIITAIALSWLHWGWAQPGIPLIATYLGTIGAAAILLHSPALPHRSITPSSPPSPPYFTPSLSLLTIAISALLLIARALFVAQIPVSQLGLAIGICGWLLCWLARRDRTRIGWARAGTVLFIVAWLVSVNVTPPWQAVVISGMGLWLLLDSLERTGQLFYLGTSFLVGLQLVWLVWRLFPVLWQQQIIAFWLRLAGMEAMPFALTGLGYFPYVLLIAGCAFYWRRSQRSAFANFAELLALALGSLLVAISFGNPLVRSLTLTLSALTLIATILTRPYTPALLVYLTHGTTLSSLFSWIYYGIPRLDLSSWAIILLVVVAVEWAYCGFWGQWARDRSQQVSSRNQERDNSNQAVPIPDHPLPGNHFPDCWSQSAWHFGLVLASISYLLLWQIPWNLANPWKLVWLGVPAGLTVLASRDRLPISHQAGWFSALTVIAAQPLMFGSSNTRLASLAIATFLMGWNTRRSPNLLMAALTVGFGLGLWMMTVWEVGRETLTFETVTVLIAITLLVLWGLWSLALSKRTTLAEAYRYALDGWAIAVLLLAFLVVSVIQAAVYAGEDTPQWQYLLTSALLVLATTFRTWRRGNDWGWYAIAWSIQLFVASSLALFGRSLDALATATIALGFLSQFLGDWQIRRRTNRQLSITHHPLPSINPSSWYLVPLVYGLLGAFLQHRSFIATTGLSTLALACIGMGIGRRSPHLKPLTLLSLIVASFAAYELLVYQLLQTTGGVPGDGIVLLAALAAAVAFGYRMLQRWIVPLLRLDLPELQIIAHLHWLLGNAWLILAYFFGISRTGQWWWTAIATLLAIYALLTSLNPSTSSTRTIWAYAGIIELLVAIAALLHLLLPYATLIDWAGAIAALLAVSFYMMPWHRWRLEQEPWCISAKLLPVVIILLTGWGANLQSLLVVAAFYAWLASVERQIRFSYVSILLTAWAIVRLLQFYGATDFIWYAAVVGGSLLYLAQVDPAFQAQQNREQRHWLRCLASGLVCLMAFYQAEVGIVGVAPVVAGFGAIALEFVFILAGLLQRVRAFLYVGTLTFILQIFWQLWRFISDYSLLLWVLGIILGLTLIWVAATFEARRSQMNVLLQHWIIELEDWQ; this comes from the coding sequence ATGTGTTTTCCCATTGATGTTATGGCTGCCTCGTCCGATCGCCCCATTACTATTGAACTGGTTATCAGAACTGAACATCCAGCATTGCTGACAGGGCTGGATACCTGGTTGCAGTTGGGGCTAATTTCAGACAGTTTTGTTCGGCGATTGTGTGAAGAACAACTTGTCTGCCGTCTGCCAGAAACCTTCCTGGCATCCAATGAAGCGGCAACCTCAGAACCGCGATCGCCCGCTTTGCAGTCCGCTGGGATTCCTGACTTTCTTCCAGTAGAGCCGTCTTTGACGACTTCAGCCACCTCAACACAACCGCCGCCTGACCGTCCTCCCAACCTGGTTTCTCAGGCACTGCAATCACTCATGGCGGAGATCAGCGTTGTCTGGCTCTTATTTCTGGGCGTGTTTCTAGTTGTGATGTCCTCCGGCGTGTTAGCCGCGACCCAATGGCGTTATGTACCGCCTACTGGACAATATGGCATTCTCCTGGGCTACACAGTTCTCTTCTGGCTTGCTAGCACCTGGGCAGGACGCCAACCTTCTCTACAACTGACTGCCAGAATGCTAGCGATCGCTACGCTGCTCCTCATCCCAGTCAATGTTTGGATGATGGATGGCTTCCGTCTTTGGAGTACGCCAACTGGCGTCGGACTCGTGGCAGTCGCAACCCTACTTTTGTCCAGTCTTACCTTTCTGCTGCTAAAAGCAACCAGCAATCGTCTCACCATCATCACTGCGATCGCTCTAAGCTGGCTGCACTGGGGCTGGGCGCAGCCTGGAATTCCCCTGATTGCCACCTACCTTGGCACCATTGGAGCCGCTGCCATTCTGCTTCATTCTCCCGCATTACCCCATCGCTCCATCACCCCATCTTCCCCCCCTTCTCCTCCCTACTTCACCCCTTCCCTCAGTCTTCTGACCATTGCCATCTCTGCTTTGCTGCTGATTGCCAGAGCACTGTTTGTCGCACAAATTCCCGTGAGTCAGTTGGGGTTGGCAATTGGGATTTGCGGTTGGTTGTTGTGCTGGCTGGCACGTCGCGATCGCACCCGCATCGGGTGGGCTCGTGCCGGAACGGTGCTCTTCATTGTGGCATGGCTAGTTTCTGTCAACGTGACTCCGCCCTGGCAGGCAGTGGTGATCAGTGGCATGGGCCTATGGTTGTTGCTCGATAGCTTGGAACGAACAGGGCAATTGTTCTACCTAGGAACTAGCTTTTTGGTTGGGCTACAACTGGTGTGGCTGGTGTGGCGGCTGTTTCCCGTTCTCTGGCAGCAACAAATTATTGCCTTCTGGCTCCGTCTCGCTGGAATGGAGGCAATGCCTTTCGCCCTAACAGGATTGGGATATTTTCCATATGTCTTGCTGATCGCTGGGTGTGCCTTTTATTGGCGGCGATCGCAGCGTTCCGCATTCGCTAATTTTGCCGAACTGTTAGCACTGGCACTGGGGAGTTTGCTGGTCGCCATTAGTTTTGGCAATCCCCTGGTGCGATCGCTCACCTTAACCCTCTCAGCACTCACACTCATTGCCACCATCCTCACCCGCCCATACACTCCTGCCCTCCTCGTTTACCTCACCCACGGCACAACCCTGTCCAGCCTTTTTTCCTGGATTTATTACGGCATTCCCAGGCTTGATCTCAGTAGTTGGGCAATCATCCTGTTAGTAGTCGTGGCAGTTGAGTGGGCTTATTGCGGCTTCTGGGGGCAGTGGGCAAGAGATAGAAGCCAGCAGGTGAGCAGCAGAAATCAGGAAAGAGACAACAGCAACCAAGCAGTCCCTATTCCCGATCACCCCTTACCTGGCAACCATTTCCCTGACTGCTGGTCCCAAAGTGCCTGGCATTTCGGCTTAGTGCTGGCGAGCATTAGTTACTTATTGCTGTGGCAGATTCCCTGGAATCTGGCAAATCCCTGGAAACTGGTTTGGCTGGGCGTGCCTGCTGGGTTGACGGTGCTGGCAAGCCGCGATCGCCTACCAATTTCCCATCAAGCTGGATGGTTCAGTGCACTGACAGTAATTGCTGCTCAACCATTGATGTTTGGGTCCAGCAATACTCGTTTAGCTAGCCTCGCAATTGCCACATTTTTGATGGGGTGGAACACGCGCCGATCGCCGAACCTGCTGATGGCTGCTTTAACAGTGGGCTTTGGGTTAGGATTGTGGATGATGACGGTGTGGGAAGTGGGACGCGAAACTCTCACCTTTGAAACCGTTACAGTCTTGATTGCCATAACGCTGCTTGTGCTCTGGGGATTGTGGAGCCTGGCGTTGTCCAAACGTACCACACTTGCAGAAGCCTATCGGTATGCCTTGGATGGTTGGGCAATCGCCGTATTACTGCTGGCATTCCTGGTTGTGAGCGTGATTCAGGCAGCAGTGTATGCAGGGGAGGATACGCCTCAGTGGCAGTATCTACTAACCAGTGCCCTGTTAGTTTTGGCGACCACCTTCCGCACCTGGCGCAGAGGCAACGATTGGGGTTGGTACGCGATCGCCTGGAGCATCCAACTTTTCGTCGCCAGCAGCCTGGCACTTTTTGGGCGATCGCTCGATGCCCTGGCCACAGCAACTATTGCTCTCGGCTTCCTCAGCCAATTTTTGGGAGACTGGCAAATCCGCCGCCGCACCAATCGTCAATTATCCATCACCCATCACCCACTACCCAGCATCAATCCCTCCAGTTGGTACCTTGTCCCGCTTGTCTATGGGTTGCTTGGTGCCTTTTTGCAACATCGCTCTTTCATCGCAACCACTGGACTTTCTACCCTGGCACTTGCCTGCATCGGCATGGGGATAGGACGGCGATCGCCCCATCTCAAACCGTTGACTCTGCTCTCGCTGATCGTTGCCTCGTTTGCTGCTTACGAACTGTTGGTTTATCAACTCCTCCAAACAACGGGAGGGGTTCCTGGTGACGGAATCGTTTTATTAGCTGCCCTGGCAGCAGCAGTGGCATTTGGATATCGGATGCTGCAACGATGGATAGTTCCTTTGCTACGGCTCGATTTGCCCGAATTGCAAATAATTGCTCATCTCCACTGGTTATTAGGAAATGCTTGGTTAATCCTGGCATATTTTTTCGGAATCAGCCGCACTGGGCAATGGTGGTGGACTGCGATCGCTACTCTACTTGCGATCTACGCCCTCCTCACCTCCCTCAATCCCTCGACATCTTCCACCCGTACAATCTGGGCTTACGCTGGAATTATTGAACTGCTTGTCGCGATCGCGGCATTGCTGCACTTGCTATTACCCTATGCCACATTGATTGATTGGGCAGGAGCGATCGCGGCGCTGCTAGCAGTCAGCTTTTACATGATGCCCTGGCACCGTTGGAGATTAGAGCAAGAACCCTGGTGCATTTCTGCCAAATTACTGCCAGTCGTGATCATTCTACTGACTGGCTGGGGAGCCAATCTCCAGAGCCTATTGGTAGTCGCAGCGTTTTATGCCTGGCTTGCCAGTGTCGAACGTCAAATTCGTTTCAGCTATGTGAGTATATTGCTGACAGCTTGGGCAATTGTAAGACTGCTACAGTTTTACGGTGCCACAGATTTCATCTGGTATGCTGCCGTCGTGGGAGGCTCTTTACTATATCTGGCGCAGGTCGATCCAGCATTTCAGGCACAACAAAATCGTGAACAGCGACACTGGTTACGGTGCCTGGCGAGTGGCTTAGTATGCTTGATGGCGTTTTACCAGGCAGAAGTTGGCATTGTTGGAGTAGCGCCAGTGGTGGCGGGGTTTGGTGCGATCGCGTTGGAATTTGTCTTTATCCTGGCAGGGTTATTGCAACGAGTACGGGCATTTCTGTATGTCGGCACACTTACCTTCATCCTCCAGATTTTCTGGCAACTCTGGCGCTTTATCAGCGATTATTCCCTGCTGTTGTGGGTTTTGGGAATTATTCTGGGACTGACTCTGATCTGGGTTGCTGCCACCTTTGAGGCGCGGCGATCGCAGATGAATGTCCTCTTGCAACACTGGATTATCGAACTAGAAGACTGGCAGTAA
- a CDS encoding hypothetical protein (IMG reference gene:2510097223~PFAM: PRC-barrel domain), producing the protein MFNVIRRSQMLGLMAMDSSTATRLGSVEEVWVNDRGQVVYFASSGGYTPLEQVSIIGPDAVLTYSDLTMEPPITLRRLCGMQVRTPSVSDPLGWVEDFLFDWESGDIAAYILSGDIAAPFGGRAVLFPDDVEVIDAEVVVIKEDAKNRLKSESEGLKGFLSEKSQQVKNLVKQMGDRLKSLISANDQPEVVRVKIKEVRDELAATGQHDQNALQEAADFLQEKWDTFQRSLGRTGQRMKQAIDSAWQRLTRRS; encoded by the coding sequence ATGTTCAACGTTATTCGTCGTAGTCAAATGCTTGGGTTGATGGCAATGGATAGCAGCACTGCAACTCGTCTTGGCAGTGTTGAAGAAGTTTGGGTCAATGATCGGGGGCAAGTGGTTTACTTTGCTAGCAGTGGTGGCTACACTCCGCTGGAACAGGTCTCAATCATTGGTCCAGATGCGGTTTTAACCTACTCTGATTTGACAATGGAGCCACCTATAACGCTGCGCCGCTTGTGTGGTATGCAAGTGCGCACTCCGTCAGTTTCTGATCCCTTGGGCTGGGTAGAGGATTTTCTATTTGATTGGGAGAGCGGGGATATTGCAGCGTATATTCTGAGTGGGGATATTGCAGCGCCTTTTGGTGGACGGGCAGTTTTGTTTCCAGACGATGTGGAAGTGATTGATGCAGAGGTTGTTGTCATCAAAGAGGATGCTAAAAATCGGCTCAAGAGTGAATCTGAGGGACTAAAAGGGTTCCTGAGTGAGAAATCGCAACAGGTGAAGAATCTGGTGAAGCAAATGGGCGATCGCCTCAAATCCCTGATTTCTGCTAACGATCAACCAGAGGTTGTGCGAGTAAAGATCAAAGAAGTTCGAGATGAATTGGCGGCAACAGGGCAACATGATCAGAATGCGCTGCAAGAAGCTGCTGATTTTCTACAAGAGAAGTGGGATACTTTCCAACGGAGCCTCGGTCGCACCGGACAGCGAATGAAGCAGGCGATTGATTCTGCCTGGCAACGATTAACTCGCAGATCTTAG
- a CDS encoding putative membrane protein (IMG reference gene:2510097224~PFAM: Protein of unknown function (DUF1614)): MIYLPVTFLLFVLFLLLFPFIWFAIALDVVEVAVAKLGFSASTAFLLFTAVILGSTINIPLYERVSRVPIIPDFADLWMARFWGIPLRKIEQKTIVALNVGGGLIPTLLALYEFTRSDPLAILLVTAVVTFTSYFSAQIVPGIGIQMNALVAPLTASLMAVLIIGNGAAPVAFAGGVLGTLIGADLLHLPEIEKMSAGVLSIGGAGVFDGIALCGLFALLLT; the protein is encoded by the coding sequence ATGATTTACTTGCCAGTCACGTTTCTCCTCTTTGTCCTTTTCTTATTGCTGTTTCCATTCATCTGGTTTGCGATCGCTTTGGATGTGGTGGAAGTTGCTGTCGCCAAACTGGGTTTTTCTGCTAGTACAGCATTCCTATTATTTACAGCCGTAATTTTAGGTAGCACAATCAATATTCCATTATATGAACGAGTTTCTCGTGTGCCGATAATTCCGGACTTTGCTGACCTCTGGATGGCTCGATTTTGGGGAATTCCTCTACGCAAAATTGAGCAAAAAACTATCGTAGCGCTTAATGTCGGCGGTGGTTTAATCCCAACTCTATTAGCTCTCTATGAATTCACCCGTTCCGATCCTTTGGCGATTCTGCTGGTCACTGCTGTTGTCACCTTTACAAGCTACTTCTCGGCTCAAATTGTTCCAGGAATTGGAATTCAAATGAATGCCCTAGTTGCACCGTTGACGGCTTCCCTGATGGCAGTGTTAATCATTGGCAATGGTGCAGCCCCCGTAGCCTTTGCAGGTGGTGTTTTAGGAACTTTAATCGGTGCTGATTTATTGCATCTACCTGAAATTGAAAAGATGTCAGCCGGAGTTTTGAGCATTGGTGGAGCTGGTGTATTTGATGGGATTGCCTTGTGTGGACTTTTTGCCCTGTTACTCACTTAA
- a CDS encoding putative membrane protein (IMG reference gene:2510097225~PFAM: Phosphate-starvation-inducible E), producing the protein MNTKDNERDHTYSRNSRNLNSSLFSQCWQSWFHRKIVVRNLEFVQDLVVVSLCIGLFCVMLIRLGEMFLSLLEPINFQAITSDILFILILVEIFRLLVIYLQEQRISIGAAVEVSLVSALREIILQGVLEIPLNNLLGACVFLIVLGGLLFLRVWMFQQFDSIKQANNTGLLDNQGSKARTASGIEQYPF; encoded by the coding sequence ATGAACACAAAAGATAATGAGAGAGACCATACATATTCGAGAAATTCTCGTAATTTGAATTCCTCTCTATTCAGTCAATGCTGGCAATCCTGGTTTCACCGAAAAATCGTTGTCAGAAATCTAGAGTTTGTTCAAGATTTAGTCGTTGTTTCCCTGTGTATTGGCTTGTTTTGTGTGATGTTGATTCGGCTTGGGGAAATGTTTCTTTCATTACTAGAACCAATTAATTTTCAAGCTATTACCTCAGATATATTATTTATTCTAATTTTAGTCGAAATTTTCCGCTTATTAGTTATCTATCTCCAGGAGCAAAGAATTTCGATTGGAGCAGCCGTTGAAGTTTCCTTGGTTTCCGCATTGCGAGAAATTATCTTACAAGGAGTCTTGGAAATCCCTTTGAATAATCTCCTTGGAGCCTGTGTCTTCCTCATTGTCTTGGGCGGGCTATTGTTTTTGAGGGTCTGGATGTTTCAACAATTTGACAGCATAAAGCAGGCTAATAATACAGGTCTTCTGGATAATCAAGGCTCTAAAGCAAGGACTGCTTCAGGTATTGAACAATATCCTTTTTGA
- a CDS encoding Protein of unknown function (DUF2905) (IMG reference gene:2510097226~PFAM: Protein of unknown function (DUF2905)), producing MIAEIGKTLVAVGAGILLLGGLLWLSGGTFKHFPIGRLPGDILIQNEHFTFYFPLATSILLSIGLSLLIWMWQSFVR from the coding sequence ATGATTGCAGAAATTGGCAAAACGTTAGTGGCAGTTGGGGCAGGCATTTTGTTGTTGGGAGGCTTGCTCTGGCTGAGCGGTGGAACGTTTAAGCATTTTCCGATCGGTCGCTTACCAGGAGATATTCTGATCCAGAATGAACACTTTACCTTTTACTTTCCCTTGGCAACATCTATTTTGCTAAGTATTGGCTTAAGTTTACTGATCTGGATGTGGCAATCTTTTGTGCGCTGA
- a CDS encoding hypothetical protein (IMG reference gene:2510097227) has product MTNNNLDSSAPITVSPETNTLVEQEMAGQNADIKQETKALIEAIKKRAQSEIHTAQDLTREAYLTAVRSARETIEQTKLIDPDRLEQSVQIIQQEAQKNWQSITDEIQRLGDRLTEAAKTAWAVLTQAESDTHRSDS; this is encoded by the coding sequence ATGACGAACAACAACCTTGACTCATCCGCTCCAATTACAGTTAGTCCAGAAACTAATACTCTGGTTGAACAGGAAATGGCAGGGCAAAATGCAGACATTAAGCAAGAAACTAAGGCTCTGATTGAAGCAATCAAAAAACGCGCCCAGTCTGAAATCCATACTGCACAGGATCTGACTCGTGAAGCCTATCTAACAGCTGTGCGGAGTGCTAGAGAAACCATCGAACAAACAAAATTGATCGATCCTGATCGCCTTGAACAATCAGTGCAGATCATTCAGCAAGAAGCTCAGAAAAATTGGCAGTCTATTACTGATGAAATTCAGCGCTTGGGCGATCGCCTGACCGAAGCTGCCAAAACTGCATGGGCGGTTCTCACTCAAGCGGAGTCTGACACTCATCGTTCGGATTCTTGA
- a CDS encoding hypothetical protein (IMG reference gene:2510097229) — MTTRLGLSRIVWSDAGDRLYSFEQAAYFTQTSVPLIERFVTLGLVEPTGAMLRRQDLVRVVQIQRLRRDLGLNLIGAAMVLDMAAEIAQLKAQLHAYQTELRIRS; from the coding sequence ATGACCACTAGGTTAGGATTATCTCGCATTGTTTGGTCAGATGCGGGCGATCGCCTCTACAGCTTTGAGCAAGCCGCCTACTTTACCCAAACCTCAGTGCCACTCATTGAGCGGTTTGTGACATTGGGTCTAGTTGAACCAACAGGGGCAATGCTGCGCCGCCAGGATCTCGTTCGTGTAGTGCAGATTCAGCGCCTGCGCCGCGATTTGGGACTGAATTTGATTGGTGCTGCGATGGTGCTGGATATGGCAGCCGAAATTGCCCAACTCAAGGCGCAACTGCATGCCTATCAAACAGAATTAAGGATCAGAAGTTGA
- a CDS encoding DnaJ-class molecular chaperone with C-terminal Zn finger domain (IMG reference gene:2510097230~PFAM: DnaJ domain; DnaJ C terminal region), which translates to MATTDFKDYYEILGVSKTATPEEIKKAYRKLARKYHPDLNPGDKQAEARFKEINEAHEVLSDPEKRQKYDQFGQYWKQASAGAPPPGGTGFEGMDFGQYSSFDDFISELLGRFGRSGRTGRRVYTYRTTTGSEGFRESVEFGDFGDDPFSRFVEMPAQDTEAAIALTFSEAFHGTQKRLQIGDETITVRIPPGAKSGSRIRVKGKGQISPFSQQRGDLYLTIELLPHPFYRFEGNHLICEIPISPEEAVLGAQIEVPTPDGKVTMAVPSGVDSGQTLRLRGKGWRDPKGNRTDLLVRLKIVTPKDPSAQEKECYEKLRQVSSFNPRKAVAEVRL; encoded by the coding sequence ATGGCTACCACTGATTTCAAAGACTATTACGAAATTCTAGGAGTCAGTAAAACTGCAACGCCGGAGGAAATCAAAAAGGCCTACCGGAAACTGGCACGCAAGTATCACCCAGACCTGAATCCAGGTGATAAACAGGCGGAAGCTCGGTTCAAGGAAATCAATGAAGCCCATGAAGTTCTGTCTGATCCAGAAAAACGCCAGAAATATGATCAGTTTGGGCAATATTGGAAGCAGGCATCGGCAGGTGCACCTCCACCCGGTGGCACTGGCTTTGAAGGGATGGACTTCGGGCAGTACAGTAGTTTTGATGACTTTATTAGCGAACTGCTAGGACGTTTCGGGCGCAGCGGTCGTACTGGGCGACGGGTGTATACCTACCGCACCACGACGGGTTCAGAGGGATTCCGGGAGTCTGTGGAGTTTGGCGACTTTGGCGACGACCCCTTCAGTCGCTTTGTGGAAATGCCTGCTCAGGATACCGAAGCCGCGATCGCCCTCACCTTCTCTGAAGCCTTTCACGGTACTCAAAAGCGGCTACAAATTGGCGATGAAACCATTACAGTAAGAATTCCACCCGGTGCCAAGTCTGGGAGCCGCATTCGGGTAAAGGGCAAGGGACAAATCAGTCCCTTTAGTCAGCAGCGGGGAGATCTGTATCTCACCATTGAGTTACTGCCTCATCCTTTTTACCGATTTGAAGGCAATCATTTAATCTGTGAAATACCTATCAGTCCTGAAGAAGCTGTGCTCGGTGCTCAAATAGAGGTGCCAACCCCCGATGGCAAAGTCACCATGGCGGTTCCATCTGGTGTCGATTCGGGACAAACCTTGAGATTGCGGGGCAAGGGCTGGCGTGATCCCAAGGGCAACCGTACCGATTTGTTGGTACGCCTTAAGATCGTCACTCCCAAAGATCCCAGTGCTCAAGAGAAAGAATGCTATGAAAAATTACGGCAGGTCAGCAGTTTTAATCCTCGAAAAGCCGTTGCGGAGGTGCGCCTATGA
- a CDS encoding chaperone protein DnaK (IMG reference gene:2510097232~PFAM: Hsp70 protein~TIGRFAM: chaperone protein DnaK), translated as MAKVVGIDLGTTNSCVAVMEGGQPVVIANAEGNRTTPSVVAFTKTGDKLVGQIAKRQAVMNPENTFYSVKRFIGRKYDEVTGESKQVSYKVLRDSNGNVKLDCPIQKKQFAPEEISAEVLRKLVDDASKYLGEPVKQAVITVPAYFNDSQRQATKDAGRIAGIEVLRIINEPTAAALAYGLDKKSNETILVFDLGGGTFDVSILEVGDGVFEVKSTSGDTHLGGDDFDKKIVDWLATEFQHNEGIDLRKDKQALQRLTEAAEKAKIELSGATQSQINLPFITATQDGPKHLDMTLTRGQFEQLCSDLLDRCRKPVDQALRDAKLTASDIDEVVLVGGSTRIPAVQQLVRQMTGKEPCQGVNPDEVVAVGAAIQAGVLAGDVKDVLLLDVTPLSLGVETLGGVMTKIIPRNTTIPVKKSEIFSTAADGQTNVEIHVLQGERELATDNKSLGTFRLDGIPPAPRGVPQIEVTFDIDANGILSVSAKDKATGKQQSITITGASTLDQSEVERMVKEAERNAEADRRRREQIDTKNTADSVAYQAEKQLKDLGDKVPTADKTRLEGMVQDLRTAIQQENYDRMKSLTNDIQQALMQIGSAVYSQASGSTTNGSNSTSSTGSSGEDVIDADFVDH; from the coding sequence ATGGCAAAAGTTGTTGGAATTGACTTAGGAACAACAAATTCCTGTGTAGCAGTCATGGAAGGTGGACAACCTGTTGTGATTGCCAACGCAGAAGGGAACCGAACTACGCCATCAGTCGTTGCCTTTACAAAGACTGGTGATAAGCTGGTGGGGCAAATTGCCAAACGGCAGGCGGTCATGAACCCGGAAAATACCTTCTACTCGGTTAAACGGTTCATTGGGCGCAAATATGACGAAGTGACGGGTGAATCAAAGCAGGTTTCCTATAAGGTACTGCGTGACAGCAATGGCAATGTCAAACTGGACTGCCCGATTCAGAAAAAGCAATTTGCACCCGAGGAAATTTCGGCCGAAGTGCTACGTAAGCTAGTAGATGATGCCAGCAAGTATCTGGGTGAACCTGTGAAGCAGGCGGTAATCACGGTTCCCGCCTACTTCAACGATTCTCAACGGCAGGCAACCAAAGATGCCGGACGGATTGCAGGCATTGAAGTTCTACGCATTATCAACGAACCAACGGCGGCAGCACTGGCCTATGGGTTGGATAAGAAAAGCAATGAAACCATCCTGGTGTTTGACCTGGGGGGTGGCACGTTTGATGTTTCCATTTTGGAAGTGGGCGATGGCGTGTTTGAAGTCAAATCCACCAGTGGTGACACCCACTTGGGAGGCGATGACTTTGATAAAAAGATCGTGGATTGGCTAGCCACTGAGTTTCAGCACAATGAAGGCATTGATCTGCGCAAAGATAAGCAAGCCTTGCAACGGCTGACTGAAGCAGCAGAAAAAGCCAAGATTGAACTGTCAGGAGCCACTCAAAGTCAAATTAATTTACCCTTTATCACCGCTACTCAGGACGGTCCCAAGCACCTGGACATGACGCTGACCAGAGGGCAGTTTGAGCAATTGTGTAGTGACTTGCTCGATCGCTGCCGCAAACCCGTGGATCAAGCTCTCCGCGATGCTAAGCTAACGGCGTCTGACATTGATGAAGTTGTGCTGGTGGGTGGTTCAACTCGCATTCCGGCGGTGCAGCAATTAGTCCGGCAAATGACTGGAAAAGAACCCTGTCAGGGCGTGAACCCGGATGAGGTTGTTGCAGTGGGTGCTGCTATTCAAGCGGGTGTATTAGCAGGCGATGTTAAAGACGTGTTGCTATTAGATGTGACACCACTATCGCTAGGCGTAGAAACCCTAGGTGGTGTGATGACCAAAATTATTCCTCGCAACACCACCATTCCAGTGAAAAAATCAGAAATCTTTTCCACTGCTGCCGATGGTCAAACCAATGTAGAAATCCACGTCCTGCAAGGGGAGCGGGAACTGGCAACGGACAACAAGAGCCTGGGAACCTTCCGACTCGACGGCATTCCTCCCGCACCGCGTGGTGTACCGCAAATTGAGGTCACCTTTGACATTGATGCGAATGGCATTCTCTCGGTATCTGCCAAAGACAAAGCCACTGGCAAGCAGCAGTCGATCACGATTACAGGTGCCTCTACGCTTGATCAATCAGAAGTCGAGCGCATGGTGAAAGAAGCCGAACGCAATGCCGAAGCTGATCGCCGCCGCCGCGAACAAATCGATACCAAAAACACCGCCGATTCCGTTGCTTATCAAGCCGAGAAGCAACTCAAAGACCTGGGCGATAAAGTCCCAACCGCAGACAAAACTCGTCTGGAAGGCATGGTTCAAGACCTGCGCACCGCAATCCAACAAGAAAACTACGATCGCATGAAATCCCTCACCAACGACATTCAGCAGGCGTTAATGCAAATCGGTAGTGCTGTCTATTCCCAAGCCAGTGGCAGCACCACAAACGGGAGCAACTCTACTAGCAGCACAGGCAGCAGTGGTGAAGATGTGATCGACGCTGACTTTGTAGACCATTAA
- a CDS encoding molecular chaperone (small heat shock protein) (IMG reference gene:2510097233~PFAM: Hsp20/alpha crystallin family) has product MALVRWEPFREIDTLQRQMNRLFDELMPTVREAGNGITFMPPAEMEETPDAIHLKLEVPGMDAKDLDVQVSADSVSITGERKSETKTEEKGMTRTEFRYGKFQRTIPLPARVQNNKVQAEYKDGILKLTLPKSEEEKNKVVKVNLG; this is encoded by the coding sequence ATGGCACTCGTTCGTTGGGAACCGTTTCGGGAAATTGATACATTGCAACGGCAAATGAATCGCTTGTTTGACGAGCTAATGCCGACCGTTCGCGAGGCAGGAAATGGCATTACCTTTATGCCCCCAGCCGAAATGGAAGAAACCCCCGATGCGATTCATCTCAAGCTAGAAGTTCCGGGTATGGATGCGAAAGATCTGGACGTACAAGTATCGGCAGACTCTGTCTCGATTACGGGTGAACGGAAGTCAGAAACAAAAACGGAAGAAAAAGGAATGACTCGCACCGAGTTCCGTTATGGCAAGTTCCAGCGTACGATTCCATTGCCTGCCCGTGTACAAAACAATAAGGTTCAGGCTGAATATAAAGATGGTATTTTGAAACTCACCCTACCTAAGTCCGAAGAAGAAAAGAACAAGGTTGTGAAAGTTAATCTGGGCTAA